From a single Ciconia boyciana chromosome 6, ASM3463844v1, whole genome shotgun sequence genomic region:
- the LOC140652713 gene encoding acyl-coenzyme A thioesterase 1-like: MAVQVTVLPSPRCLFDDPVQIRVAGLRPQQAVTLRASLVDESGELFQAHARYRAGSSGELDLSCSPALGGSYSGVEPMGLLWSLQSKTPYKRLAKRNVLTPFCVDFEVYEGHGDMSRLLGKCTNERWFLGEGVKRISVREGRLKATLFLPPGPGPFPGLIDLYGSGGGLVEYRASLLASRGFVTLALAYMAFEDLPAMPEILELGYFEEAVNFLRKQQQVKDTGIGVLGLSKGADLALSMATFLPGIKAAVSISGSGFNSFFPLRGDGFTLPPHPYDLGRMKTSDESGLVDFSDVLDDHRDPATWDCRIPMERSLAKFLFLSGLDDTNWKSDLYCRDAVQRLQQYGREVEFCSYSGAGHLLEPPYLPLCQASIHRVLGAFVRWGGQWREHAKAQEDAWCRIQAFFWQHLMDSDIPKSKL, encoded by the exons atgGCGGTGCAGGTGACAGTTCTGCCTTCCCCCAGGTGTCTCTTCGATGACCCCGTGCAGATCCGCGTGGCAGGTCTCCGGCCACAGCAGGCGGTCACCCTCCGAGCCAGCCTGGTGGACGAGAGCGGAGAGCTTTTCCAAGCCCACGCTCGCtacagagctgggagcagcggAGAGCTcgacctcagctgctccccagcgcTGGGGGGCAGCTATTCGGGAGTGGAGCCGATGGGGCTGCTGTGGTCTCTGCAGTCTAAAACGCCCTATAAGCGGCTGGCAAAAAGGAACGTCCTGACCCCTTTCTGTGTGGACTTTGAAGTGTATGAGGGCCACGGGGACATGAGCCGCTTGCTGGGAAAATGCACCAATGAACGCTGGTTTTTAGGAGAGGGGGTGAAGAGGATTTCGGTCAGAGAAGGTCGTCTGAAAGCaaccctcttcctccctcctg GACCTGGTCCGTTCCCTGGACTTATTGATTTGTATGGATCTGGAGGAGGTCTTGTTGAATACAGAGCAAGTCTTCTGGCTAGCAGAGGCTTCGTGACTCTGGCTCTTGCTTACATGGCCTTTGAAGATCTCCCTGCTATGCCAGAGATTCTTGAACTGGGCTATTTTGAGGAAGCTGTAAACTTTTTGcggaagcagcagcag GTGAAAGATACTGGGATTGGCGTTTTGGGCTTGTCTAAAGGAGCTGATCTAGCCCTTTCCATGGCCACATTTCTACCTGGCATCAAGGCAGCTGTCAGCATATCTGGAAGtggttttaattctttctttcccctgcgGGGGGATGGCTTCactcttcctccccacccatATGATTTGGGGAGGATGAAGACCAGTGACGAGTCTGGCCTAGTAGATTTTTCAGATGTCCTAGATGATCACAGGGACCCAGCGACTTGGGATTGTCGCATTCCAATGGAGAGGTCCTTGGCCAAGTTCCTCTTCCTGTCAGGACTGGATGACACGAACTGGAAAAGTGACCTCTATTGCCGGGATGCTGTCCAGCGCCTTCAGCAGTATGGACGGGAAGTGGAGTTTTGCTCCTATTCTGGAGCAGGACACCTCTTGGAGCCACCATACTTGCCTCTGTGCCAGGCTTCAATCCACCGAGTGCTTGGGGCGTTTGTGCGTTGGGGAGGGCAATGGAGGGAGCATGCCAAAGCCCAAGAAGATGCATGGTGCAGGATACAGGCCTTTTTCTGGCAACACTTGATGGACTCAGACATTCCTAAGAGCAAGCTGTAG